The genomic interval AGGAAATTCCGGAGAAAGACCTGCAGACCCTTATTGCCGATGCATTCAATTTTGATATACCCCTGGTTGAACTCCGGGAGGATCTGCATATTCTGGAATTGTTTCATGGACCCACACTGGCTTTTAAAGATGTAGGTGCCAGATTTATGTCCAGGATAATGGCATATTTTCTCAGGAATGTGGGTCAAAAAGTGTATGTATTGGTGGCTACTTCTGGGGATACCGGAAGCGCTGTTGCACAGGGTTTTTATAAAGTTCCTGGTATAGATGTCGTGATTTTATATCCATCCGGAAAGGTGAGCAAAGTGCAGGAAGTACAGTTTACGACCCTAGGTGAAAATATAACGGCTCTGGAAGTAAATGGCACTTTTGATGACTGCCAGCGGCTGGTAAAAACGGCTTTTGCCGATGTGAACCTTCGCAACAAATTGTACCTGACATCCGCTAATTCAATTAATATCGCCCGTTTGCTGCCACAATCATTTTATTACTTTTATGCCTATGCCCAGCTACGCAGAAAGTACAAGGGTCCGGTTGTGTTCTCTGTGCCAAGTGGAAATTATGGCAATCTCACAGCCGGATTGTTTGCACAGCGCATGGGTTTACCGGTTCACCATTTTATTGCCGCCAGCAATTCTAACGATACAGTTCCGCTTTATTTGCAAAAAGGAACCTATCTACCTAAACCTTCTGTAGCTACGATCTCCAATGCTATGGATGTAGGTGATCCCAGCAACTTCGCCAGAATGTCGGATTTATTCGGAAACTCTTTACCTTCTATGCAACAGCAGATTTCCGGCTATAGCCTGAGCGATGCCGAAACCAGAAATGCCATGAAAGAAATGCGGGATAAATTCCAGTATACGATTGATCCGCATGGGGCTGTTGCATACAAAGCGTTTGAGACCTACAAAGCAAATGGTGGCGAGGGGCATGGAATTATTCTGGCAACGGCACATCCGGCAAAGTTCGGTGATGTGGTAGAAAGTGCTATTGGAAAGCAACCCATCTTGCCGGAACAACTGGCTACGCTTCTGAATAAACCAAAAAAGTCTATTCCTATGTCAAATTCCTTCGAGGGTTTGAAAGAATTTTTGATGAGCAATGCTTAGATGTAAGTTATTGTATAATAAATAATTGAATGTGTTAATTTGATTTAATACTTGAATAATGAATATCCTAATTATTGGCGCCGGAAACATGGGCAGCACCTTTGCCAAAAGTTTTCTGGCTTCCCACTTTACCACCCGTGAAGAATTATTTGTGCAGGAGAGAAATTCCTCATCCCAGGAACGCATTCCGGAGCTATTACCGCAAAACGTTTACAAACTGCCTGGTGCGTATATCTCCCAGGTAGATATCATCGTTATTGCGGTTAAACCACAAGATTATAGTGTGCTATATCCGGCTTTGCAACCGTTTATTCATGAAGAACAAATTATCTTATCACTGATGGCCGGAGTAAGCCTGACTACACTGGCAGAAACTTTACAGGTTCCGAAGCTGGTAAGGGCCATGCCAAATCTTCCTTCCCAGATCGGGATGGGAATGACCGTGTTTAGTTGCAGTGCAGGATTATCACGTAAAGAGTTATTCATTATACAGAACCTGCTCAATGCAACAGGCAAAGCCTTATATGTGGAGGATGAAAAACTGATTGATGCGGCTACTGCCGTTTCCGGCAGTGGGCCAGCCTATGTGTATTATTTTATGAATGCCATGATTAAAGCCGGTGTTGAACTGGGTTTTACTCCTGCCCAGGCAGAGTTGCTGGTGAATCAGACATTTATGGGCTCCGTGCATTTGCAGAACCGCAACAGCCTCACCTGTGAAGAACTGATGAAAAAAGTAGCTTCGAAAGGAGGAACGACTGAAGCCGCTTTCCGGGTGTTCAAC from Rhodocytophaga rosea carries:
- the proC gene encoding pyrroline-5-carboxylate reductase, producing MNILIIGAGNMGSTFAKSFLASHFTTREELFVQERNSSSQERIPELLPQNVYKLPGAYISQVDIIVIAVKPQDYSVLYPALQPFIHEEQIILSLMAGVSLTTLAETLQVPKLVRAMPNLPSQIGMGMTVFSCSAGLSRKELFIIQNLLNATGKALYVEDEKLIDAATAVSGSGPAYVYYFMNAMIKAGVELGFTPAQAELLVNQTFMGSVHLQNRNSLTCEELMKKVASKGGTTEAAFRVFNEHSVETEIMEGLFGAFKRSVELGR
- the thrC gene encoding threonine synthase, which encodes MNYYSTNKQIAPVSFNEAVISGLAPDKGLFMPEQIPVLSQSFIQSLPDLSFVEIATEVASHFIGQEIPEKDLQTLIADAFNFDIPLVELREDLHILELFHGPTLAFKDVGARFMSRIMAYFLRNVGQKVYVLVATSGDTGSAVAQGFYKVPGIDVVILYPSGKVSKVQEVQFTTLGENITALEVNGTFDDCQRLVKTAFADVNLRNKLYLTSANSINIARLLPQSFYYFYAYAQLRRKYKGPVVFSVPSGNYGNLTAGLFAQRMGLPVHHFIAASNSNDTVPLYLQKGTYLPKPSVATISNAMDVGDPSNFARMSDLFGNSLPSMQQQISGYSLSDAETRNAMKEMRDKFQYTIDPHGAVAYKAFETYKANGGEGHGIILATAHPAKFGDVVESAIGKQPILPEQLATLLNKPKKSIPMSNSFEGLKEFLMSNA